From the Callithrix jacchus isolate 240 chromosome 22, calJac240_pri, whole genome shotgun sequence genome, the window gcaatggcacaatctcagctcactgcaacccctgcctcctagattcaagcgattctcctgcctcacccgcccaagtagctgggattgtaggcacctggctaatgtttgcatttttgtagagacgaggtttcacttgttggccaagctggtttcgaactcctgacctcaagtgatctgcccacttcagcctcccaaagtgctggattacaggtgtgagccactgctcccagcttaatttaaaaaaaaaaaaaaaaagattgcacaTGAAGGCCAGGTTTCCAATTTTTTGATCCATCCTTTGCTGCAAGACTCTAAAGTAAGGGGCCCCTGCCTCCTTTGGCCCCGGCCACAGGGCTGACTTTGGACACTCCCTGACTTCTGTCTGGGAGAAGCAGACCCCCACTACCAGTTGCCAAGTGAGTGCTTTGAGGGTAGAAAGCAGCCCTAGTCACTCCAGATCTACATCTGGCCTGATGAACATTTGCTTTTTGGGCCAAACTGATTTCTGAATCAGGAAATTCCTGTTAAAATCACGAAGGCCGGCCCCTTGGAAGCCTAACCTCCTGACGGGGCTGGACAGGTGGGGTCTTCCTGCCCCCATACCCATGTGCCTGTCGTGGAGTTTCACATCCCTGAGCTAAAACCCAGTGCTTCTCTGACTCAGACCCTGCCCCCTTCAAAAAGTGTCTTTTTCCAAAAGGCGTGGGGCTGGCATCAGAGTAGCAGGACCAGCCTTTCCCACGTCTCCTAAAAATTCTGGAGTTCTCCAGACACCCTCCCtgtctccaccctcctccttgaCGCCCCATCCTCAACCCACACTgcccttcccccccccccccccccccccccccgccactgGGCCAAGGGGGTGGGAAGCCGAGGAACAGGCTGTTCTCACATCCTCTCCTGGCGCCAGAGCCATGCCAGCTGCCTCCAGCACCCCACAACTCGTGCACACGCCAGCCCCTGGTCGCGCCCGAACTGTGCTTTGCGGCGTGCGGCCCTTCCCTTCGTGCCCATTTCCAGCTTCCTCTACCCATCTCGGTCTCTCCTGCTTCCACCCCATCCCGGTTCTCCTCCCCGGTCTTTCTGAGTCCCTCACCCCTCCGGCTCTCTCTGCAGATTGTTCTGCAGTTCCCCtaaattctgtctctctctccccatctctaccTGTTTGTTGTCCTGGGACTTTGCCTGTCCCTGATcccaagtctctctctctccccacctgcaACGTGCCTCCCTCtcactctcttccctctcctgatCCCTGTtgcttcctcctctgcctccccttTGGGAAGACCTCTCCCGAAATCTGCTGCTGATCTTCCCCAGTCACCTCCTCCCGCTCTCCCCGCCTGTCAGctattttttattactgttattcCCTCTCTCCATTAAACCTCACCCCTGCTCCCTTCTTCTCCCCTGTCCTTCCTCCCGTTTCTGTCCCTTCTGCACTCTCCTGCTCTTTTTTCTGACTCTCTCAGTAACTGTGTGACTGtcctcatctctttctctctcctgatcTGTGTCCTagttctctctctcactcccgcCCCCCACCCGTCGCCCACGTCTGTCTCTCTCCCAGTGCCCGAGTCTAGGTACCCTCCTGCCCTCCCTTAGCGCTTCCATCTCCACCCCATCCCCAACTGCCGATTTGCCCCGCGTCCAGAACACGGAGCCCCCGGAGATGTCTGGGCCTGAGATGACCCCTCCAGACACCCCCATTCCCCATCCCAGCACCCCAGCAGGGGCCGCCCCAACGTCCTCTTCccagcccttcccttcccccgCCCAGCTCCCGCCTCCCTCCCGGCTGCGCCCGCCGCAGCTGCAGCAGCCCGTTGCCAGGGCAACCACAGCTGGCTGGGCGGGAGCCCCTCCACCCcatcccccttctcctcctttctgGCAAAGCGGGGCGGAGCTGGGACAAAGCCAGGGAGAGGCAGGGTGCGGtgtggggaagaggaggaagtggatGGAGGTAGGGGCTGGCTGGCTGCCTCTCCCCCAACAAGGCccccccatccccagccccacTTCTTGGTGACACCCCGGATCAGACGGGAGAACAAGGCAGTTGTGGGCAGAGGGGTCAGGCCCAGTTTAATACACAGAACAAGTTAATTCACAGCAGAGGCAGGCAATAGAGGAGACTCAGTGACAAGTGAGGGGTACTCCTGGATTGGGGGACATCCCCCCAAAATCCACCACCTCCCCCACCTGCAGTCTcagtttcccttttttaaaacccaaacaacaaacacacacaaccacaAGAAACAACCACGCCCCCTCACTCCCCCCAAAATGGCCTGTGAGGGGGGCGGGGGCCGCCAGGCCTGGCGGGGCGGaaggagggtggaggaggggagggaaaaggagtcCGTGGCGGAGTCTGTGCTTCTCATTCCAGCAGGCGCTGGGCGGGGGCCACCCGGCCCCACCACTACCACCCACCAGCCACAGCAGGCACGGGGTGGGCACAGGCCGGGTCGGTCGGGGAGGGGCAGGAAGAGTTCAAAATCAAGGTTCACATCATGCAGTACCCACCGTGGGCACCGGGAGGGGTGGGTGGACACTACGCCCACCGCCCTGGGCACAGGAGGGGAAGGTGCCCACCTTGGGTGGGGCGAGGGACGGCTGCAGCTCCAGAAATTGGGGTCAGGGCACCTGGCAGGAGGCTGGCAGAGGCGGGTGCCCAGTGGACACTCTCAGCAGCGCCCCTCTACCCAGCCAGGCCTTGAAGGATTCTTTGTATatattaacttcttttcttttctttttttttttttaactttttctctttttctttagaaaaaggcTCTGTCCATGCCCTGGCTGGCACCCACCACCCCCCCATGCCCGCCCAGAGGCGGGGTATGGCTTTGAGGGGAGCAGAGGCCCCGGGTGTCCATATGCCAAGGGACTGATAGGGCGGAAGGGAGGGGGACGGGCCCCAGTCGGGCCCACCCACCCACAGGGCAGACATTCTACTTCCACAGAGGGGAGGGGTGGCCCAACCCCCCCCTcggcttccccttctcctcctccccctgcagGGCATTCAGGGTCAGGGAGGGCTGAGGAGCTCGGAGAGGCAGGTAGGCGAGCACCACCCCAGAGTCCCGGTGAGCAGAGCTGGCCTAGGTGAGGGTGATGTAAGCAGAGGCCTTTTCCTTCAGGTGCCGAAGACAGAGGTGACAGCTCCAGCTCCCTGCGGGGGCAGCCGAGGCTGGAGTCAGGCCCAGGTCTGGGAGGGCTGCCCCAGCCCCTTCCCACCCAGAGGATGTGGGTGTTTGCCAACCAGGAGACAGCATTCCCACCCATCCACCCCACGTGGTGCCCGCCTCTCCTCTCACCTTCTGGGGGCTCCGCCATGGGGGGACTCAGGCAGTACATGTGGTAACCCCGATCGCAGTCGTCACAAAACAGCAGCTGGTCCTGGGGGGTGAGACCCGCCCAGCTGGCACCCTGGGGGCACGGGCACCAGAaacgggggtggggggctggggcaggggctaGGTCaagggggctgggggaggtgtGTCCTTCCGAGGGAGGCCTTGAGAAGCTCTCTGCAGCGGGAAAGCTGTGGGCAACACTGCTTAGCCTAGCACACATCCCTGACAACGGTCCCTTAGACATTTATAGTGGGGGTTTTAGAAGACTCTGTGGAAggctcattattattattttataattttagagacagggtcctaccctgtcacctaggctggaagtgcagtggtggtgcagtcacagctcactgcagcctcacactcctgggctcaaatgattctcctgcctcagcctcctgagctggaaCTATAggactgtgccaccatgcctggctttttctttctttttttattttctgtagagacaggagtctcactatgttgtccagaccggtctagaactcctggctcaaaactcctcagcctcccaaagtgctgggtccaCCATGCCCCGCCTGTGGAAAGCTTTATGTGACACTAAGGTGATCTGATGCCAGCTCTGCCAGCAGTGgtcatggccttttttttttttgagacagagtctagctctgtcacccaggctggagtacaatggtgctatctcagctcactgcaacctccacctccccggttcaagtgattctcctgcctcagcctcccgagtagctggaattacaggcccccagctaatttttgtatttgtgtagagacggggatttcaccatattggccaggcaggtctcgaactcctgactttaggtgatccacccacctcagcctcccaaagtgctgggattacaggtgtgagcctcccaaagtgctgggattacaggttaccCAGGCTGTGGAAGGCTTTAAACAACACTAAGATGCTCTGACACCAGCTCTGCCAGCAGTGGTCGTGGCTTGAAACCTCAGCTCCACCACTTCCCTTGCTGGCTGACCTGGGGCAGGgtccttcccctctctgagctcGGTTCCTTCCCTGTGAAGTGGGGACAGGAACACCTGCCTCAGAGGTGGCTCTAGGGAGGAGCCGGAGAGATGAAGAGGAACAAGTACCAGGTTTGATTTATGGACACCAGCATAATGATAACACAGGGGACTCGTGATCACAGGGAGGGCTCAGGCACAGGCTTTAGGCTGGAGGGGCAGAGGCGGATGCATAGGCGGGGCAGGCATCGGGGGcacggcggggggggggggggccggGCGGCACTCACGTCGTTCTCAGAGGTTCCGCACAGGCTGCAGGATTTGCATTCGATGCACTGCCAGCGGTAGGTCCTCACGGCTGCTGTCATGTTCACCGTGAATTGTAAACACGAGGGGTGTCCTAAGGGCCAAGGGGAGGGGGTGCAGTTAGGGGGTCACCACGCCCCTGGTGGGCACTGACAGCTGGGGGAAGCCATAGCTCAGCCCCTACCCATGACTCATGAGGCCGGGATGAGCCGCCAGGGTCCCCACACCTGCCCAGCAACCACGTGGCCAGCCTCAGTCCCCCGGCCACCACAGTCTCCAACCACACCCACCATGGCAACCACACTCTGCTCCCAGAATGCCATGGCAACCGCATTCCATTACCCACAGTGCTGTGGCAACCCCTTCTACCACCCACAACGCCGTGGCAACCACACTCTTAACCACCGGGCTGAGACAGCCACGTTCCATTCCCCACAGCAGAGTGGCCAGGGGTCCTGCTAACCACAGCAACGTGGCAGCCACACTCTCCCAGCCACAATGCCATGGCAACTGCCTTCCACAACAAGGTCCCCACACCTCGGTTTCATGCCATGAAAGCCCATCCCACCTGATGCCCCAGCAACCAAACTGCTACCCACAATACTGTGCAGTGCCAGGCTCTTAGTCATTCCGTGGCCCCAGCGCAGAGACACCCGAAAGGCCGCTACCTGCAGCCCTGACCCATGGTGCACGTCGCCTGCAGCCATGGCCCCGCTGCCATCTCAACCGCATTCCGGGATACCGAGTTACCATGACAACCATATTTCACTACCCATGATGCCATGACAACCACCATTCATGACCCACTGTGCTGAGAGGCAACTGCAGTCCAGCATGGGGAACCACCTTCTGTTAACCACAGTTCCACCGCAAGCCCAGCCTGCTACCAGCGCCCAGGCGGTGGCATCCGTCATTCACACCGCACAGCCTGCTACCTGCCATGCCTTGGCCACCGTCTCTTGCTACTCCTTTTGTctcgttttggtttttgaaacaaggtctcgctgtgtcgcccaggctggagtacagtggcgccatcacagctcactctgcagcctcgacctctggggctcaagcgatcctcccacctcagcctcccaagtagctgagattgatAGAGTGCAAAACTAtcccagctatttttcttttaatagatggggtctcactatgttgcccaggctggtcagaaactcctgtgctcaaggggctgggcgaggtggctcacgcttgtaatcctagcactttgggaggccgaggtgggtagatcacctgaggtcagaagtttgagaccatcctggccaacatggtgaaaccctgtctgtactaaagatacctaaatccctgttacttgggagactgaggcaggagaatcacttgaacccaggaggtggaggttgcagtgagccgagactggcccactgcactccagcctgggtgacagagggagactccatctcaaaaagaaaaaaaaaaaactccagggctcaagcaagtctcccacctcagcctcccaagtagctgggaccaatgTGGTGTGACACCATAGCCAGCTATTTTTTTCatagatgggatctcactgtgttgcccaggctggtctcaaactcctgggctcaagcgagcctctggcctcagcctcctgagtcactgagaCTTATAGGTATGCaacaacacacctggctaattttaaaattttttgtagagatggggtatttctgtgttgctcaggctggtctcaaatacctggcctcaagtgattctcccacctcggcctcccaaagtgctgggatgacaggcgtgagccaccacacccagcctctcacACCCTTGATGCCATACTAAGCACAGTGCCATGAGAGCCACATCCCATTATCCCCGGAGCCTCATTGATCTGACCCAGTTCCCACAATCCTCAGCATTTGAATCAGCCTCACTAACTGTGGTTATCCGCAGTATCCCCGACAAACTCCGGGTCCCCCTGGTCCTCAccaccctgcctcccaccctccagTTCTGCACTCCTAGATGtcctctgcacccagcccccaGAAACCTCAGGTGGGGACTGTCACCTGATCGCCCACAGTCTGCACAGGAGATGAGGTCCTCGGGACACCCCGTCTTCTTGGAGCCCCCCAGGCAGAAGTCACAGTAGCCGTTAGGGATGACAGTGCCGTCAGGCGCCTTCTTGGCTGCAAGACAGCAGACCAGCATTGGTGAGGGGCAGGCGGGGGCACCCAGCAAAGGTAGCTGCAGACATTAGGAGCAGAGGGAGGCATCCGTACCTGTGTGTTTCCTTTGTGCCTCAGGGACCCAGGCCAATTCTTTGTAAAACTCTGGGGTAGGGGGGACAGAGAGAGGGGCTCTCACCACAGGCAAGGCtccaccctgcccccagcctcaggATGGACCTCTTGGTCCaggtgtggggaggtggggaggtggggagagtgaGTAGCTTCCCTAAACTGTGGGGAGAGGCGGAAACAGTTCTCATTGGGActtccaattattttttttaattaaaaataaaggcaagttCTGCgatacttagcaataaaaaataaataaaggcaaggTCCtggtatgttacccaggctgatctccaactcctggcctccagcgatcctcccaccccggcctcccaaagtggtgggattataggcgtgagccactgtgcccagccagattccCAACTCCTTGAGACACTGACATGTCCTCTTTATTGGGTCAAAACATGGTGAAGACAGCTAGAGAAGGGCTCCCTGTCCCCCTTCTCACATCCATGCCTCCCAGCCAGCCACTCCCACCTTCGCCCTCAGTAATTTGCATCTAACAAATTCAGCAGGTGCCCCTGGCCAAGAGCTGGTACAGAGGACACTCAGAAGAAAAACTGTAGACACTGAGGTGCCCAGGTGTGCAGTGGCCTGGGATAAAGACGCTCAGCCTCTCCCTCTGAGAGGTGGGAAGACGGTGTCTCTCTCCTGCCCCTCCCAaaccctcctcccctcccccatccttcAGCCGTCAGGATTGGCATGGGATTGGCACAGGCGGACACCAAGGGCTCCCAGGCCACAGGCCCTGACCCTTGACCAAAGCTTAacagagaaaggggaaagggaaggcagGGTGGGAGGGGAGTCATCTATCACCCCCCCTCCCCAAGCTCTAATTGAAACAATAAATCAGACCCAGAAATATTATGCCCAGCCGGGAGCGAAGGAGCGATGGTTGGTTGCCATGGCAACCCCAGAGCCAGCATCCCCATGGTCGGTGGGGGAGGGAACGGCTGAGCTGGAGATTTTCCAGAAATGTCTaatgcccccccacccccgcccccagccgGGCCCCTCTTTCCCACTCCCCGGGCCCCTCGCCACCCCCACCTGGCCTTCCAGCTCACGTTTGTGGTTGTTTTTCCGGTGGAAGGGCAGGGCGTGGCGCTCGGcgttctcctccccctcctcctcggCCAGGTGGGTGTGGGTGTAGTGGTAGCTGAGCCCCGGCCGGTTCTTATACCGTTTCCCACAGACTGGAGAAGCGAGCCGGGAGGGCCTGTCAGCCCCTCCAggcccctgctgcctccacccTGGTCTCCAGGATCacacctcccacctcagtcagAGACCTAAGCATCCCCCCAACCCGGGTCTGgaacaggagggagagagagggccaCGAGGTGGGGAGTCTCTGGGCCccccctctctctgcctttccccCTCTTCAGAAGGACTCACTATCACAGACATACGGCTTGTCTCGATCCTCCAGGGAAGCGGTGTCCTGGCGTTTCCGGAGACCCCCAATGCCATATGCCTGTGGGGAGAGTCAGGAGTGAGGGCCCAAGAAAGTgagaaaataggccaggcgcgcctgtaatcccagcaggccgaggtgggcagatcgcctgaggtcaggagttccagaccagcctggtcaacatggccatctctactaaaagaaaccccatctctactaaaaatacaaaaatcagccgggcgtggtggcgggcgcctgtaatcccagctacctgggagactgagacaggaaaatcgtttgaacccaggaggtggaagtgagttgagatcacaccacggcactccaacctgggcaataaagagcaaaactccatcttgaaaaacaaaacgTGAGAAAACAGCGTAATCATCATTTGCAAATTCAAATTGCAGCTGTCCTAGCTGTGGGGCCTCGAACCTCTCCAACGCTCAGCTTCTTCCTCTGTGGCACAGGGATGAGGGTAGCTCTAACCCACTGCATGCTCTCTGGTTTGCAAGTGACTTAATACAgatcagcctcagtttcctcatctgtaaaatggctatAAAATCCCCCACCCCTTCAGGCTGCCCTGAGGATTCAATGAGGTCAGGCTCATGGCAGCAGCAGGACCACTGGGCCTGCTCCATGAATGAGGCCCGAAGAGAAGTCAGGATGATACCTTTCCTTTGGCCCTATTCTTCCTCCTGGGAATGTCATCCTCCAAGTCTTCCACCTCGAGATCGTGCGGAAACTCCAGTAACTGCTGTTTCTAGGCCACAGAGAAAGGAGACAGGTCAGGAGAGTAGGGGGCACTGACCTGCTTTTGAGGGGCTCTGGGCAGAGGTGGGGATTGGGGGTGAGAGGGTAAGTCAGGAGTTCTTCCAAACAAAGCAGGAATGCGAGGGTGGGCCGGGGTGAGGGGTGAGAGGAAGCCGGGCGGGTTGAGGGGGGAGGCATCCCCTGTGGGCGGCCCTACCTGGCAGTCCATAATGgtctcctcctccttcagctcAATCTTCTTCTCCCCAGTCTCTGCACACAGTAGAGCCTCGAGGACTGGCCCTTCCGGGAGGCCACCCTCCTTTTTCAGGGGTGCTTCACAGTCTGGGGACAGGGTCATGGCGGGGGTCAGATGGGGAATTTGACCCTGGAGGATTCTTCAAACTATGCAGGTGGGGGACCATGCTCTTTAGGGGAGGGAAGAGGCTTTCCAACGCTCAGCCAGCAGCAGAGGCAAGAATTCAACCACACACCCTAGGAGGGAGCCCCAGACCCCGGGAGACCCAACCACACCCTCTGATGCCCTTGGACACCCAGCAGGAGATACAGTCAGAACTTTGGATATACCCAGAAAGCCTCGGAAAAAGACACAGAGCATCGGGCACACCCAGACCTACGCGAGGGAGACACAGCCAGACTCTCGAATACACCCAGtcaaatacagatagatacaGACACTGTCAGAGGAGACACACGGACACCCACAGGGACATCCAGACAGATTGTCTGAGACAGACACGAAAAGGAAGACGCCCAGCCatgctctcttttttcttttctttttttttttttttttttttttgagacggggtctggctctgtcacccaggctagagtgcagtggcgcaatctcagctcactgcagctcccaggcccaagtgatcctcccaccctggcatcctgagtagctgggactgcaggcatactagctggcatgccaccacacccgactaatttttgtatttttgatagagatggggtttcagcatgttgatgaggctggtctcaaactccctgagttcaagcagtcctctacctcggcctcccaaaatgctggaattacaggcataagccaccacgcccaggcaaGCCACATTCTCAGATACAACCTAGAGACTCACAGAGGCATAGACAGATCCTTGGGGGCACCCAGACACATGGGGGAGTCATACCGGACCCATAGGGCCACTCAGAGAGTCTCAGAAAGAGACAATTAGCtgtcagggcacagtggctcatgcctgtaatcccagcactttgggaagccgcggcaggtggatcccttgaggtcaggagttcaagaccagcctggccaacatggtaaaaccccatctctactaaaaaaaaaaaaaatacaaaaattagccgggcaaggtggcacacacctgtaatcccagctactcaggaggctgaagcagagactcacttgaacccgagaggcggaggttgcagtgagccgagattgtgccactgcactccaacctgggcggaaaaaaaaaaaagaaagaaaggagacaatTAGCCCTGCAGATATACCTAGACCCACATGGGGAAGACGCAGCCAGGTGTGATGCCTGGACACATTGTAGGAGATACTGACACACCCAGGGGGAATCGCTCAgctagatacacacacagacacacacacacagaggaggcGCAGACAGGAAGACACACAGCTGGGTGGACACTGCCACACTCCTGGGCAGTGTCCAGACCCTCGGACTCCAGAGGAGAAATAGCCGATGACCCCGACATTCCTAAACTCATTCAAGGTTAAGTCCAGATCCCCTGATGGACTGGCATACACGTGCAGAAATGTACCTGATACACCAG encodes:
- the DPF1 gene encoding zinc finger protein neuro-d4 isoform X10 — its product is MATAIQNPLKSLGEDFYREAIEHCRSYNARLCAERSLRLPFLDSQTGVAQNNCYIWMEKTHRGPGLAPGQIYTYPARCWRKKRRLNILEDPRLRPCEYKIDCEAPLKKEGGLPEGPVLEALLCAETGEKKIELKEEETIMDCQQLLEFPHDLEVEDLEDDIPRRKNRAKGKAYGIGGLRKRQDTASLEDRDKPYVCDICGKRYKNRPGLSYHYTHTHLAEEEGEENAERHALPFHRKNNHKPKKAPDGTVIPNGYCDFCLGGSKKTGCPEDLISCADCGRSGHPSCLQFTVNMTAAVRTYRWQCIECKSCSLCGTSENDGASWAGLTPQDQLLFCDDCDRGYHMYCLSPPMAEPPEGSWSCHLCLRHLKEKASAYITLT
- the DPF1 gene encoding zinc finger protein neuro-d4 isoform X11 yields the protein MATVIPGPLRCLGEDFYREAIEHCRSYNARLCAERSLRLPFLDSQTGVAQNNCYIWMEKTHRGPGLAPGQIYTYPARCWRKKRRLNILEDPRLRPCEYKIDCEAPLKKEGGLPEGPVLEALLCAETGEKKIELKEEETIMDCQKQQLLEFPHDLEVEDLEDDIPRRKNRAKGKAYGIGGLRKRQDTASLEDRDKPYVCDICGKRYKNRPGLSYHYTHTHLAEEEGEENAERHALPFHRKNNHKQFYKELAWVPEAQRKHTAKKAPDGTVIPNGYCDFCLGGSKKTGCPEDLISCADCGRSGHPSCLQFTVNMTAAVRTYRWQCIECKSCSLCGTSENDDQLLFCDDCDRGYHMYCLSPPMAEPPEGSWSCHLCLRHLKEKASAYITLT
- the DPF1 gene encoding zinc finger protein neuro-d4 isoform X17 — encoded protein: MEKTHRGPGLAPGQIYTYPARCWRKKRRLNILEDPRLRPCEYKIDCEAPLKKEGGLPEGPVLEALLCAETGEKKIELKEEETIMDCQKQQLLEFPHDLEVEDLEDDIPRRKNRAKGKAYGIGGLRKRQDTASLEDRDKPYVCDICGKRYKNRPGLSYHYTHTHLAEEEGEENAERHALPFHRKNNHKQFYKELAWVPEAQRKHTAKKAPDGTVIPNGYCDFCLGGSKKTGCPEDLISCADCGRSGHPSCLQFTVNMTAAVRTYRWQCIECKSCSLCGTSENDGASWAGLTPQDQLLFCDDCDRGYHMYCLSPPMAEPPEGSWSCHLCLRHLKEKASAYITLT
- the DPF1 gene encoding zinc finger protein neuro-d4 isoform X15, with translation MATAIQNPLKSLGEDFYREAIEHCRSYNARLCAERSLRLPFLDSQTGVAQNNCYIWMEKTHRGPGLAPGQIYTYPARCWRKKRRLNILEDPRLRPCEYKIDCEAPLKKEGGLPEGPVLEALLCAETGEKKIELKEEETIMDCQKQQLLEFPHDLEVEDLEDDIPRRKNRAKGKAYGIGGLRKRQDTASLEDRDKPYVCDICGKRYKNRPGLSYHYTHTHLAEEEGEENAERHALPFHRKNNHKPKKAPDGTVIPNGYCDFCLGGSKKTGCPEDLISCADCGRSGHPSCLQFTVNMTAAVRTYRWQCIECKSCSLCGTSENDDQLLFCDDCDRGYHMYCLSPPMAEPPEGSWSCHLCLRHLKEKASAYITLT
- the DPF1 gene encoding zinc finger protein neuro-d4 isoform X4, which codes for MATVIPGPLRCLGEDFYREAIEHCRSYNARLCAERSLRLPFLDSQTGVAQNNCYIWMEKTHRGPGLAPGQIYTYPARCWRKKRRLNILEDPRLRPCEYKIDCEAPLKKEGGLPEGPVLEALLCAETGEKKIELKEEETIMDCQKQQLLEFPHDLEVEDLEDDIPRRKNRAKGKAYGIGGLRKRQDTASLEDRDKPYVCDICGKRYKNRPGLSYHYTHTHLAEEEGEENAERHALPFHRKNNHKQFYKELAWVPEAQRKHTAKKAPDGTVIPNGYCDFCLGGSKKTGCPEDLISCADCGRSGHPSCLQFTVNMTAAVRTYRWQCIECKSCSLCGTSENDGASWAGLTPQDQLLFCDDCDRGYHMYCLSPPMAEPPEGSWSCHLCLRHLKEKASAYITLT
- the DPF1 gene encoding zinc finger protein neuro-d4 isoform X18, whose protein sequence is MEKTHRGPGLAPGQIYTYPARCWRKKRRLNILEDPRLRPCEYKIDCEAPLKKEGGLPEGPVLEALLCAETGEKKIELKEEETIMDCQKQQLLEFPHDLEVEDLEDDIPRRKNRAKGKAYGIGGLRKRQDTASLEDRDKPYVCDICGKRYKNRPGLSYHYTHTHLAEEEGEENAERHALPFHRKNNHKQFYKELAWVPEAQRKHTAKKAPDGTVIPNGYCDFCLGGSKKTGCPEDLISCADCGRSGHPSCLQFTVNMTAAVRTYRWQCIECKSCSLCGTSENDDQLLFCDDCDRGYHMYCLSPPMAEPPEGSWSCHLCLRHLKEKASAYITLT
- the DPF1 gene encoding zinc finger protein neuro-d4 isoform X14, with protein sequence MATVIPGPLSLGEDFYREAIEHCRSYNARLCAERSLRLPFLDSQTGVAQNNCYIWMEKTHRGPGLAPGQIYTYPARCWRKKRRLNILEDPRLRPCEYKIDCEAPLKKEGGLPEGPVLEALLCAETGEKKIELKEEETIMDCQQLLEFPHDLEVEDLEDDIPRRKNRAKGKAYGIGGLRKRQDTASLEDRDKPYVCDICGKRYKNRPGLSYHYTHTHLAEEEGEENAERHALPFHRKNNHKQFYKELAWVPEAQRKHTAKKAPDGTVIPNGYCDFCLGGSKKTGCPEDLISCADCGRSGHPSCLQFTVNMTAAVRTYRWQCIECKSCSLCGTSENDDQLLFCDDCDRGYHMYCLSPPMAEPPEGSWSCHLCLRHLKEKASAYITLT
- the DPF1 gene encoding zinc finger protein neuro-d4 isoform X7, whose translation is MATVIPGPLRCLGEDFYREAIEHCRSYNARLCAERSLRLPFLDSQTGVAQNNCYIWMEKTHRGPGLAPGQIYTYPARCWRKKRRLNILEDPRLRPCEYKIDCEAPLKKEGGLPEGPVLEALLCAETGEKKIELKEEETIMDCQQLLEFPHDLEVEDLEDDIPRRKNRAKGKAYGIGGLRKRQDTASLEDRDKPYVCDICGKRYKNRPGLSYHYTHTHLAEEEGEENAERHALPFHRKNNHKQFYKELAWVPEAQRKHTAKKAPDGTVIPNGYCDFCLGGSKKTGCPEDLISCADCGRSGHPSCLQFTVNMTAAVRTYRWQCIECKSCSLCGTSENDGASWAGLTPQDQLLFCDDCDRGYHMYCLSPPMAEPPEGSWSCHLCLRHLKEKASAYITLT
- the DPF1 gene encoding zinc finger protein neuro-d4 isoform X5 — its product is MATVIPGPLSLGEDFYREAIEHCRSYNARLCAERSLRLPFLDSQTGVAQNNCYIWMEKTHRGPGLAPGQIYTYPARCWRKKRRLNILEDPRLRPCEYKIDCEAPLKKEGGLPEGPVLEALLCAETGEKKIELKEEETIMDCQKQQLLEFPHDLEVEDLEDDIPRRKNRAKGKAYGIGGLRKRQDTASLEDRDKPYVCDICGKRYKNRPGLSYHYTHTHLAEEEGEENAERHALPFHRKNNHKQFYKELAWVPEAQRKHTAKKAPDGTVIPNGYCDFCLGGSKKTGCPEDLISCADCGRSGHPSCLQFTVNMTAAVRTYRWQCIECKSCSLCGTSENDGASWAGLTPQDQLLFCDDCDRGYHMYCLSPPMAEPPEGSWSCHLCLRHLKEKASAYITLT
- the DPF1 gene encoding zinc finger protein neuro-d4 isoform X1, with product MATAIQNPLKSLGEDFYREAIEHCRSYNARLCAERSLRLPFLDSQTGVAQNNCYIWMEKTHRGPGLAPGQIYTYPARCWRKKRRLNILEDPRLRPCEYKIDCEAPLKKEGGLPEGPVLEALLCAETGEKKIELKEEETIMDCQKQQLLEFPHDLEVEDLEDDIPRRKNRAKGKAYGIGGLRKRQDTASLEDRDKPYVCDICGKRYKNRPGLSYHYTHTHLAEEEGEENAERHALPFHRKNNHKQFYKELAWVPEAQRKHTAKKAPDGTVIPNGYCDFCLGGSKKTGCPEDLISCADCGRSGHPSCLQFTVNMTAAVRTYRWQCIECKSCSLCGTSENDGASWAGLTPQDQLLFCDDCDRGYHMYCLSPPMAEPPEGSWSCHLCLRHLKEKASAYITLT